The following are encoded together in the Glycine max cultivar Williams 82 chromosome 8, Glycine_max_v4.0, whole genome shotgun sequence genome:
- the LOC100816542 gene encoding uncharacterized protein, with protein sequence MASLSTFLTLTLFFLSHVNAKEIVITEEGYTVTTVFDGHKPHIFPFTVLQRPFSSDLILLDSVNSTFYTAQFPITEESVFTRLSGDGSVGYSDGDVGSARFAKPRSFAFDMRGNVYVADKSNRAIRKISAKGVTTIAGGEFSEKSRTKDGPALNASFSNDFDLTFIPGLCALLVSDHMHRLVRQINLMEEDCTLGSKPGLGAVMTWTLGLGLSCLLGLVIGIVVRPYIIPNKGTNPCHFTETWKRYLTSLGKLAQTLFFGAKSAIASCSCSSVYKILMSFWRLSLSHLVCMSRIRINIVSPRPHLESVSLLDLDACNSGEVTKSGKYYDQLKDLMSFDEDSNNGKATFNKGNDSIGRRNVCYEGDVMMKANMGFVETPKDNNNIVRQESSVCKMGIVKRR encoded by the exons ATGGCTTCACTTTCCACCTTCCTCACACTCACTCTCTTCTTCCTCTCACACG ttaacgCCAAAGAAATCGTCATCACCGAAGAGGGTTACACCGTGACCACCGTATTCGACGGCCACAAGCCTCACATCTTCCCTTTCACCGTTCTCCAGCGACCCTTTTCCTCCGATCTCATCCTTCTCGATTCCGTCAACAGCACTTTCTACACGGCGCAATTCCCCATTACTGAAG AAAGCGTTTTCACGAGGCTTTCTGGCGATGGGTCTGTGGGGTATTCTGATGGGGACGTGGGTTCTGCTCGGTTCGCCAAACCCAGAAGCTTTGCTTTTGATATGAGAGGGAATGTGTATGTTGCTGATAAGTCCAACCGTGCAATAAGGAAAATTAGTGCCAAGG GTGTGACCACGATTGCTGGGGGAGAGTTCTCAGAAAAGTCAAGAACAAAGGATGGGCCTGCACTTAATGCAtcattttcaaatgattttgacCTGACTTTCATTCCTGGGCTGTGTGCTTTGCTCGTGTCAGATCACATGCATAGATTGGTCCGCCAGATTAATTTGATGGAGGAGGATTGCACCCTTGGTTCTAAACCTG GACTAGGTGCAGTTATGACTTGGACTCTTGGATTAGGACTTTCATGCTTACTTGGCTTAGTAATTGGAATTGTGGTGCGTCCTTACATCATCCCTAAT AAAGGCACCAACCCTTGCCACTTCACCGAGACATGGAAGCGTTACCTAACCAGTCTGGGGAAGCTAGCACAGACGCTCTTCTTCGGCGCCAAAAGCGCAATTGCTAGCTGCAGTTGCTCCTCTGTTTACAAAATCCTGATGAGCTTTTGGAGATTGAGTCTCTCTCATCTTGTTTGCATGTCTAGAATTAGAATCAACATAGTTTCTCCAAGGCCACATCTGGAATCAGTGTCTTTGCTAGATTTAGATGCCTGCAATAGCGGTGAGGTAACAAAGTCAGGTAAGTATTATGACCAATTGAAGGATTTGATGAGTTTTGATGAAGATTCAAACAATGGCAAGGCAACCTTTAACAAAGGAAATGATAGCATAGGAAGGAGGAATGTGTGCTATGAAGGTGATGTCATGATGAAGGCTAACATGGGCTTTGTAGAGACACCTAAAGATAACAATAACATTGTTCGTCAAGAATCTTCTGTGTGTAAAATGGGTATTGTGAAGCGTAGATGA